TAAATGGCTATTGGCACTGACACCTCCGGCTATCACCAGACGGCTCATATCTACCTGCTTAAGTGCTTTGACGCATTTCTTAACTAAGGTATCGACCATCGCATGTTGGAAGCTCGCTGCTATATCGGCTCGAACTTGTGGATCGCTATCAGAACCTATACCTGAACCAGGGGTGTCTTTAATGAGATTATGGACAGCGGTTTTCATACCACTGAATGAAAAATCTAAACCGCGGTGCAGCATCGGGCGCGGTAGATTGTAAGCATTGGGATTGCCGGTCTTAGCAAGCTTGGCAATATTAGGGCCACCCGGATACGCTAAACCCAGCATTTTTGCCGCTTTATCAAAGCATTCGCCTGCCGCATCATCAATCGACTCGCCTAATATTTCGTACTGGCCCATACCTTGTGCCGCAATAAGTAAGGTATGACCGCCAGATACTAATAACGATACAAAAGGAAATGCAGGTGGATTGGCGCCCATCAATGGCGCTAATAAATGCCCTTCCATATGATGCACACCAATCGCTGGAATGTTCAATCCATAAGCCAGACTGCGACCAAATAGAGCGCCGGTCATCAATGCACCAATTAGCCCAGGGCCTTTGGTGTAAGCAATAGCGTCAATATCATTTTTACTGATGTCGCATTGATCTAACAGCTCATTAAGTAACGGTACCAGCTTGCGAATATGATCACGGCTGGCAAGCTCAGGCACCACACCACCATAGACCGCGTGTAGTTCTATTTGCGAATACAACACTTGCCCAAGTAAACCCTGGTTGTCAGTGTCTATCAGCTCACTATCATAAATTGCTAGACCTGTCTCATCACAAGAGGTCTCCAAACCCAATACTTTCATGCTATTGCCTTTCTTTGTGCGTGGTTTTATCCATATTAATAAGCGACTATTTTTATCCGTAAAAAAACCGCTATTGTGAAACACAATGGCGGTAAGTTTAACAAATTTTCATCGCTAGAGTCGTAACCAGATAATCAGAATAGCTATTTATAACAATAAACACTGTTTATAACAGGCGATACGGCAGGCCAGTCTGACAGCCTGATTCGTCTACATAGGTTGAACCCTAATATCGGCTAATAGTTAATAGCTACTAGCTAGTAGCTATTAACATTAACTGACGGCGGCTATCATATAGTCAACGGCTGCATGGACTTGAGCTTCGCTGACCTCATCATTAGCCTGTGCTGGCATTTTGTTAAAACCTTTTGCCGAGTGCGTGTATAAGGTTTCTTTACCCTTCGCAAGACGTGGCGCCCAAGCGACCACATCACCGTATTTCGGGGCATTGAGTAGGCCATTTTGATGGCATACTTGACAGTTAGATTCGTATAGTTTGGCCCCGGCGTCGACTGCTAATAATTCAGTTTCGGTAGCGATAGGTTCAGCAGTAACTGCCGCAGTGGGCATAGGCGCTTCAACAACGGCTGGCTCTGCCACCTCACTTGTAGCCGCTTCCTCAGTATTAACGACGGGTTCTTCGACCGCGACTACTGCAGTTTCGGTGTCACTGACAGCAGCGGTCTCGTCAGTAGCAGTGTTGTCCTCACCACTACAAGCACTCAGCGTTAATAGTAGACTGAGACTCAGTGCTGACAATGCTAATTTGGCAACTGAGTTTTTATTCATAACATCCTGTTTATTGATAACTTCTTCCTTAATAGTCATGTTCATACCCTCATCTAATAGGCCATAATAGCAACTACTTGTTAATACTGTTAGTTTTTATTAAGACTATTATTATCTAAATGACAGCTACTAGAAAATTTGTGGATGTAACACTTTCTGACAGTCGAATTCAGGTGATTTCGTTGCCAACAAAGTTAACGCTATCGTGTATTTATATAGACTTAACGATATGTAGCCTAGCAGTCATATAGCTTGGTAATTTATAGCGGATTCAACGTCACCTTACTAGCTGGCTGCTGCAACCATATAGTCAACTGCTGCATGAACTTGCTCTTCAGTCACTTCAGCATTCACTTGCGCGTTCATCTGATTAAAACCATTTGCTGCATGGGTGTATAAGGTTTCTTTACCTTTCGCAATACGCGGCGCCCAAGCGGCTGCATCACCATATTTCGGCGCATTTAACAAACCGTTTTGATGACAAGCCACACACTGTTTACTGTAAAGTTGAGCACCAACATTAACGGCAAGATCTGCAGGCGCAGCAGCAGTCTCTGCTGGCGCAGCTCCTGCAGTGTCAGTCGCATCCGGCATATCCGCAGCGGCGGTTAAAGTCGCATCTTCAGCGGCGGCAGTTACCATCGGCGCAGTTTCTGCAAAACCCATATCTTCGGCTTCAGGAGCATTTTTACGGGCAAGCTCTTCCGCGGCTTCGACTCGATCGACTGCCAAGACTTCACCTGACTCTTTATCACCGCTACAGGCACTAATGCTAACGCCTAACGTGACGATCAATGTTGTCCATAGAGCAGTGCTGAATGAGCCTTTTATTACCGTTTTTTTCATCTTAACAACCTTAGTGAATTTGACGTAAAAGTATAAAACCCTTACTATAATACTGAATTTATCATAGCATAAACTGCGACCAATACGTTATAGTCAGCAAGGGTTTTTTGCGGGCAATTTATACACTACCGGTCAAAATTTTATTAAAATAATATCAAAAACGTTAAACTAAAAAGCAAATACCTAAACCAATAATGATACGATGAGCACCTTGATGATTATAATGAATAAATACGCTAAAGGCTTTGACTTTGCTGACATTTTTAGTTAAAATTGCCGCCCTTGTGCTATTGCACGAGACTGTCCTAGTTTGAGTTGATGCCGATAATTTTGAGATATTACGGCTAAATACTAATACACAACCGAACTAATGCCCTTTTATCTCATCCTCATAAGGAGTCTTCATGCCTGCAGTTAAGGTTAAAGAAAACGAACCAGTTGATATCGCTATCCGCCGTTTTAAGCGTGCCTGTGAAAAAGCCGGTGTCTTATCAGACGTGCGTAAGCGTGAGTTTTATGAAAAACCAACGCAAGAGCGTAAGCGCAAAAAAGCAGCTGCCGTAAAGCGTTATAAGAAAAAATTACAACGCGAAACTATCCGTACCACGCGTATGTATTAATCGTTTATAACGATTACAGTTTAAGCTTTTCAGTTTAGTATTTGAAACCTTTAAACTAACTGCTAATCTCTAAATATTTTGAGACTTGACAGACTAATAAAATTATTCGCAATACTGATATACTAACGCCACTGCTATCTATTGATATCAGTGGCGTTTTTTGTGCTACAATTTTTATTATTACCTCTATTTAAGAAGCTGTCATTACCAAGCTTGCTCTCATCAATCCGCTGTCATATAAAACCTATTAACCCATAAGGAATAATAATAGCCATGAGCCCACTCAAACAACATTTAGCAGACACTATCATAAAGTCTATGAAAGCGCGCGAGATTGAGCGTGTTAAAGTATTGCGTAATGTGCAAGCGGTCATCAAGCAAATCGAGATCGATCGTCGTACGGGACTTGATGATGCTGACGTATTAGAAGTGCTACAAAAACAGCTCAAACAGCGCCATGAGTCATTGACTATTTTTACTGAAAATGACCGTGAGGATTTGGCGACCAAAGAGCAGTTTGAAATTGATATCATTAACGAATTTATGCCCAAACAAATGGATGACGCCGAGCTTTCAGTTTTAGTGAACGCTGAAATTGCAAAACAAGGCGCAACCTCAATGCGTGATATGGGTAGTGTCATGGCCGTGCTAAAAGATAAAGCCGCTGGTCGTGCTGATCCTGCGTTGATATCGAAACTCGTGAAACAAGCACTCCAAGGTTAAAGCCTTATCAAAGCTTGGGCACGGCAAGCAAGAAAAACTTATGCCAGCAGTAGGTTATGTATCGATATTACTTTTTATTGACTACATGACTTTTAGTATCAAGTTTCAACGCGCCCTATATTCAAGCCATTAAAATATGCAAACAACCGCTTAAAGCTTATAGTTTTTAGCGGTTTTTACGGCTCTAATTTCTGCATTAATACTCGCTAATAACGGACGGGCACTAGTGGCTTGCGCCGTAGTTTGCATCTGTTCAGTCAGCTGCTTTGCTTGAGTAAGTGATATGAGTGCCGCGTCATAACGCCCACTCCATAGCTGATCATGACTGCGATAACGTAGCGCATTAATAGTCGCAATATGTGCGATTTGCGGTGAAGCGGTGGTTTTGGCTAATTTCTCATTAGCTAATTGCAGACTCTGCCAGGCATAGCGATCGCTTGGCTGCTGCTCGGTCAGCGGTTTTAGCAATGCTTGTGCTTGGATAGGCTGATTGCTATTGGTCAGCGCTTCTGCTAAATAGAGGCGTAAGTCACGGCGCTCAGGATAAAGACGCTGCTGACGCTGTAATACCTCAGCGGCCTGCTGCCATTTATCTTGTTCACTCAGTATTTGACTATGTGTGATAGACAAGAGAGGCTCTAATACTTGCCGCTGCGCACTTGGCAAGGCAGTGAGCTCGCTCATAACCTCATTAGCCTCTTCAAAGCGCTGTTGCTCACCGTACCAATGCATTAAGGCAATTTTTGCCCCCAAGCTGTTCTTCGCTGCGGTCGTTAGCGCGGTTTTTGAAACATGCTTACCGGTACTTTGTACCCGCCAATAGAGCAAGTCAAATAAAGCTTGATGGCGCTGCTGCTGATTTAATGACAGTGAAGGATAACGCTGAGCACGACTTTGCGCTTCACTTAGACGCTCATTACTTAGAGGATGCGAGCGCACAAAGCTCGGTAAAAATCGATTTTCAATTTGATTGAGCTGACTTTGTTGATTCAGCGTGGTGAAGAACCGCGGCATCGCCCGAGGATCGTAGCCAGCTTGAGTCATTATCTGCATGCCCACCCGATCAGCCTCACGCTCATTACTACGGCTAAAGGCCATGCTAGTATTCATCGCCAGGGTTTGGCTACCCATCATCACTGCCGCGGCAGCATCTCCATCAACTGCCGCTGCCGCAATAGCCGCCAATATTCCGCCTACTTGCATGAGTAAAGCTTTTTGACGCTCATCTGCCGCAAATTCATAATGCCGCTGGCTGATATGCGCGACCTCATGCGCCACTACGCTAGAGAGCTCGTCCATACTGCCTGCAGCCAATATCGTGCCTGTATTAATACCAATAACACCACCCGGCGCGGCAAACGCGTTAATACTGGGATTATCGATGATCACTAGTGCTAATGGTGCCTGCTGCCGTGCTTGCGCGTTGAGTCGCCAAGTGATGCCTTGTACGGTTTCTTGAATCCAAGGGTCATGTTCCATCTTGACGCGGCCGTTAATATTTTGTAGTGACCATTCGCCAATGAGCTTATTTTGATACTGTTCATTGAAACTTAGCCCTTGACCACGCAAACTAGGTAACGCTAATTCATCTAAATCTGATGCTTGCCAAGTACCATACGTCGAGGCAGTTACGGATGGCGCTGATGATGAAGGCAAAGGCGCAGCCTGGCTATAATTACTCGCTAATGCTGCAATCGCCAATAACACTGTGGAGAAGCCTGCTGACAAGCGTATTGATGATCCTAATGATAAAAACATTGGTAGCCGCCCGTTACCTTGTCGATATACAGGCGACTGCGCATTGCTTCGATGCTTATCGTATGGGCCTTTGTCTATAGACTGACAATTAAAATAGTACAATTGCGTATCCTATGCGATTATTTATAACCGGGTTAGTTATAACGCGATTAGTTATAAGGTCAGTTTCGACTATACGAGCTTGTCGCTATGAGGTCAATTCTAGTATGAGCTTGACTACCAATGTCTAAGCAGTGCGTCACTCTTGTGCAACATTGCTATGCGATGCTTTTGGCCTGTAGCAACAGTTGGCCTACTATTTTTATCCTGTCTTTATTGCAGCTGACTTTCGTATTGGCTGTCCTTTTATTCTAACTTACACAGTCATAGTAATGACAACTGCAAACAGCTGCAATTGCTAAGCGCTGATTTGTTATGATAGTAAATCTATAACACCGCTATTATGAAAATCAAATATTCAACACTGAGTATTAAAAGTTAATATGATAAAGGTATCATTTATGTCTGTTGCTAACGATTCATCAACCACCATGCACGCGCCTTATCAATTAAGTCTGGCGCAGACATTACCTAAGTCTGAGCAATGTAATATTACCTCATTGCTAACCTTATTGCCGACTGGCTTATTAACCGCTGGCTCATTAACTAATAAGTATATTAAAGATATCCAGCTAGACGGTGATGACGGGCAAAAAATAGCGTCTATTACTATCAAAAACCTAGTAGATGGACGCGGACTTGCCTGTCCAATGCCATTATTGAAGACTAAAGTGGCATTGCGCGGTGTGGCAACCGGCGAATCACTATACGTGGTTGCCACCGACCCTAACTCTCAAGCTGACATCATCGCATTTTGTCAGCAAACTCAGCAAACAGCTATGGCTGACACTCTATTATTATTAATTAATCAGGTGACTGACAGTTCAGTCACTGGTAGCGCCTCTACTCAAACGCTCGATACAATATTTCACTTCATCATTACTAAAACTGATAGCAACTAAGTAACGCTATCCTTTACAATTAAGATAACGACATCTTTTAAGATAGAGAAATCTTTCATCGACAACTTTGCTTACTTATTCAATTTTAATCAAGGTCAAGAATATGGCTACTGACTCGACGACGACATCGCAAAGTAATGACCCGCAAAATGGCAATAGTCCTGCTACTGAAACCAACCCAGCCCGGGAAGCGGCGCTGAAGGCAGCAGCACAGCGCCCACCTTATGATGCCAGTGCGCTCGAAGACACTAGTACACGTGACTTAGTGCCTGCCATGCCTACGCACTTATCTGCGCCTGGAGTGAATGTAGGTGCCTATATCAACACTGTACACCAAATCCCAATTTTGACCCCCACCCAAGAGCAAGAGCTAGCACACCGCTATTATGACGAAGGCGATGTTGAGGCTGCGCGCTTATTGGTGATGTCCCATCTACGTTTTGTCATTCATATTGCTCGCAGTTATTCTGGCTATGGCTTACCGCAAGCCGATTTGATTCAAGAAGGCAACTTGGGTTTGATGAAGGCAGTCAAACGCTTTGATCCCAATAAAGGCGTACGCTTGGTCTCCTTTGCAGTGCATTGGATTAAAGCTGAAATTCATGAGTTTGTGATTCGTAACTGGCGTATTGTCAAAGTGGCGACCACGAAAGCCCATCGTAAATTATTCTTTAATCTACGCAGTTTAAAGAAGACCAACAATCAGCTAACCTTAGAAGAAGCGGATGCTATTGCTCAAGATCTTAATGTTACCCGTAAGCAGGTCCTAGAGATGGAGTCGCGCCTGACCTCTTATGATGCCTCATTCGAGACCCAATCTAGTGATGATGACGATGGCCGTTATGCCCCGCAGTTGTTCTTAGAAGATGGAATCGATCCTGCCGAAATGGTGGAGGAGTCTGATTGGGAAGAGAATAATTCTTCAGCCCTGATCGCCGCCATGGATACGCTAGATGATCGCTCACGTGATATCGTTGAGCAGCGCTGGCTTACCGAGCAAAAATCTACTTTACACGAATTGGCGGCCGTCTATTCGATATCCGCAGAACGGGTACGTCAAATCGAAAAAAATGCTATGGATAAAATCCGCGATGCAATGACCATCGAAAGTGTCATCTTACCGGATGACATACAGTAGA
The sequence above is a segment of the Psychrobacter sp. PL19 genome. Coding sequences within it:
- the tsaD gene encoding tRNA (adenosine(37)-N6)-threonylcarbamoyltransferase complex transferase subunit TsaD, whose translation is MKVLGLETSCDETGLAIYDSELIDTDNQGLLGQVLYSQIELHAVYGGVVPELASRDHIRKLVPLLNELLDQCDISKNDIDAIAYTKGPGLIGALMTGALFGRSLAYGLNIPAIGVHHMEGHLLAPLMGANPPAFPFVSLLVSGGHTLLIAAQGMGQYEILGESIDDAAGECFDKAAKMLGLAYPGGPNIAKLAKTGNPNAYNLPRPMLHRGLDFSFSGMKTAVHNLIKDTPGSGIGSDSDPQVRADIAASFQHAMVDTLVKKCVKALKQVDMSRLVIAGGVSANSHLRITLETELAKINATVHYAPPALCTDNGAMIAYAGYQRLQAGQSDDLAVTCVPRWPMTELPAV
- a CDS encoding c-type cytochrome → MNMTIKEEVINKQDVMNKNSVAKLALSALSLSLLLTLSACSGEDNTATDETAAVSDTETAVVAVEEPVVNTEEAATSEVAEPAVVEAPMPTAAVTAEPIATETELLAVDAGAKLYESNCQVCHQNGLLNAPKYGDVVAWAPRLAKGKETLYTHSAKGFNKMPAQANDEVSEAQVHAAVDYMIAAVS
- a CDS encoding c-type cytochrome, with the protein product MKKTVIKGSFSTALWTTLIVTLGVSISACSGDKESGEVLAVDRVEAAEELARKNAPEAEDMGFAETAPMVTAAAEDATLTAAADMPDATDTAGAAPAETAAAPADLAVNVGAQLYSKQCVACHQNGLLNAPKYGDAAAWAPRIAKGKETLYTHAANGFNQMNAQVNAEVTEEQVHAAVDYMVAAAS
- the rpsU gene encoding 30S ribosomal protein S21, which codes for MPAVKVKENEPVDIAIRRFKRACEKAGVLSDVRKREFYEKPTQERKRKKAAAVKRYKKKLQRETIRTTRMY
- a CDS encoding GatB/YqeY domain-containing protein, which codes for MSPLKQHLADTIIKSMKAREIERVKVLRNVQAVIKQIEIDRRTGLDDADVLEVLQKQLKQRHESLTIFTENDREDLATKEQFEIDIINEFMPKQMDDAELSVLVNAEIAKQGATSMRDMGSVMAVLKDKAAGRADPALISKLVKQALQG
- a CDS encoding M48 family metalloprotease, with amino-acid sequence MYYFNCQSIDKGPYDKHRSNAQSPVYRQGNGRLPMFLSLGSSIRLSAGFSTVLLAIAALASNYSQAAPLPSSSAPSVTASTYGTWQASDLDELALPSLRGQGLSFNEQYQNKLIGEWSLQNINGRVKMEHDPWIQETVQGITWRLNAQARQQAPLALVIIDNPSINAFAAPGGVIGINTGTILAAGSMDELSSVVAHEVAHISQRHYEFAADERQKALLMQVGGILAAIAAAAVDGDAAAAVMMGSQTLAMNTSMAFSRSNEREADRVGMQIMTQAGYDPRAMPRFFTTLNQQSQLNQIENRFLPSFVRSHPLSNERLSEAQSRAQRYPSLSLNQQQRHQALFDLLYWRVQSTGKHVSKTALTTAAKNSLGAKIALMHWYGEQQRFEEANEVMSELTALPSAQRQVLEPLLSITHSQILSEQDKWQQAAEVLQRQQRLYPERRDLRLYLAEALTNSNQPIQAQALLKPLTEQQPSDRYAWQSLQLANEKLAKTTASPQIAHIATINALRYRSHDQLWSGRYDAALISLTQAKQLTEQMQTTAQATSARPLLASINAEIRAVKTAKNYKL
- a CDS encoding sulfurtransferase TusA family protein, translated to MSVANDSSTTMHAPYQLSLAQTLPKSEQCNITSLLTLLPTGLLTAGSLTNKYIKDIQLDGDDGQKIASITIKNLVDGRGLACPMPLLKTKVALRGVATGESLYVVATDPNSQADIIAFCQQTQQTAMADTLLLLINQVTDSSVTGSASTQTLDTIFHFIITKTDSN
- the rpoH gene encoding RNA polymerase sigma factor RpoH; protein product: MPTHLSAPGVNVGAYINTVHQIPILTPTQEQELAHRYYDEGDVEAARLLVMSHLRFVIHIARSYSGYGLPQADLIQEGNLGLMKAVKRFDPNKGVRLVSFAVHWIKAEIHEFVIRNWRIVKVATTKAHRKLFFNLRSLKKTNNQLTLEEADAIAQDLNVTRKQVLEMESRLTSYDASFETQSSDDDDGRYAPQLFLEDGIDPAEMVEESDWEENNSSALIAAMDTLDDRSRDIVEQRWLTEQKSTLHELAAVYSISAERVRQIEKNAMDKIRDAMTIESVILPDDIQ